Part of the Vigna radiata var. radiata cultivar VC1973A unplaced genomic scaffold, Vradiata_ver6 scaffold_656, whole genome shotgun sequence genome is shown below.
aagagacaGTGTTAGTTGCCTTGACGGATAAACTGAGTTCGTTTTGTCTTAGCAATTCGTCGAACAGGTTCAAGGCGTCAGGTTTCAAAAGGCGTGAGAGTTTGGCGTCGAGAACGTGGTCGGGGGATTTGGCGAGTTTAAGAGCGTGAATGACTTGAATGCTTTCTTTGGAGAGTATCCTCGTGTGTCGCCGCGCCTTGTAGCTTGAACGGAGGCCGCATACCGTCACCGGTCTGTTGTAATTCNAATTTGACGGTGAGAACCGCCGCTCAAAGCCACACAGCACCACCCTCTCACAGGCtctcaaaatcattttcaaccaactctacaaatcaaaatatatttttcccaactttattatatactttttccataatattttaaataaaaaacaaaaaattggcAGCTTAGTTTTCTTCTGTTTACTTTCTTTAActgaataattattaataaaaaatatttgaaattattattttttctgtatCATTGACTTTTTTGAGTATTTATTTAAGACGAGgtattcattcaatttttttctgtgtgaaataaaaaaggtagcttgaagaaaattgtggaGAGGAGAGAGATGGGGTCATCGTTATCGGCGTCAAAGAGAGTCGAGAATAGTTTGTCAAACTCGGGCGATTTTGACTCGGTATGCGACTCGGCCTTCTCCCACTGCCTCGCTCTCACTCAGCATGCTTTCCATGGAGTGCTTCCGTACCAACTCAAAACCGCCTCCGACTACATCCACGCCAACGCCACCCACGCGCTCCTCCGAAAGTGGGTCCCAGCACCACCCGATCGCACTCAAATCGACGCCGCACTCCGCCGCCTCCCTCCGAATCCCGACGACGACACCATCCCACTCCCC
Proteins encoded:
- the LOC106755249 gene encoding uncharacterized protein LOC106755249, producing the protein MGSSLSASKRVENSLSNSGDFDSVCDSAFSHCLALTQHAFHGVLPYQLKTASDYIHANATHALLRKWVPAPPDRTQIDAALRRLPPNPDDDTIPLPLFKQWAYHLYTDAVVSAASKALMVRLPVGVAGIVGIGAVTRPPPQLIGTFVGAYSLGVTLSIFLGLSS